In the Drosophila takahashii strain IR98-3 E-12201 chromosome 3R, DtakHiC1v2, whole genome shotgun sequence genome, one interval contains:
- the HP1c gene encoding chromobox protein homolog 3, translated as MVKNEPNFVVERIMDKRITSEGKVEYFIKWRGYTSADNTWEPEENCDCPNLIQKFEESRAKSKKRGEKKPKCEEIQKLRGYERGLELAEIVGATDVTGDIKYLVRWQFCDEFDLVPSSQLSEKDPQMLIAYYQKMAPYSRHIARRMKGVPEELRSAASRSSYSHIPPQVEVHQPEVDPSSDLVGQLGGGIPQVPQHHTPMDLAVDPDDLASVSYSIPVPGVGHIGIDVPMAEQQ; from the coding sequence atggttaaaaacGAGCCCAACTTTGTGGTGGAGCGCATCATGGACAAGCGCATCACCAGCGAGGGCAAGGTGGAGTACTTCATCAAGTGGCGCGGCTACACCTCAGCGGACAACACCTGGGAGCCCGAGGAGAACTGCGATTGCCCCAATCTCATCCAGAAATTCGAGGAGTCGCGTGCGAAGTCAAAGAAGCGCGGCGAGAAGAAACCGAAATGCGAGGAGATCCAGAAGCTGCGCGGCTACGAACGCGGCCTGGAGCTGGCCGAGATCGTGGGCGCCACCGATGTGACGGGGGACATCAAGTACCTGGTGCGCTGGCAGTTCTGCGATGAATTCGATCTGGTGCCCAGCAGCCAGCTGTCGGAGAAGGATCCCCAAATGCTGATTGCCTACTACCAGAAGATGGCTCCCTATTCCCGCCACATTGCGCGGCGGATGAAGGGCGTCCCGGAGGAGCTGCGTTCGGCGGCCTCGCGATCGAGTTATTCGCATATTCCTCCCCAGGTCGAAGTGCATCAGCCGGAGGTGGATCCGTCGTCCGATTTGGTAGGTCAACTGGGCGGTGGCATTCCCCAGGTGCCGCAGCACCACACGCCCATGGATCTCGCCGTTGATCCCGACGATCTGGCCAGCGTTTCCTACTCGATTCCCGTTCCCGGCGTGGGCCACATTGGCATCGATGTGCCCATGGCGGAGCAGCAATAA
- the LOC108061827 gene encoding mitochondrial ribosome-associated GTPase 1, translating to MAAQLNPFRNAFRLPAKQRINWFPGHMTKGMRQIQQKLRTVDCIVEIHDSRIPLAGRNSQFFDTITGSGVKPHILVLNKVDLLGAKQQKNVLQQLRRQQPELRHILFTNCKDQRNHGVLDILPLATRLISESSRFNRSQAAEHNLMIVGVPNVGKSSVINVLRNVHLKKKSAARVGAEAGITRSVGERIKIQENPPVYMIDTPGILQPSIKDDEMGMKLALVGCLPDHIVGEDLIADYLLFWLNTHRRYDYVEKLQLSSGPSDNISAVLAEYAHREELFHKVKQYDGRVEVMTNLLAAARKFIHFFRSGQLGYINLDELT from the exons ATGGCAGCGCAGCTAAATCCCTTTCGCAATGCCTTCCGGCTGCCGGCGAAGCAGCGGATCAACTGGTTTCCCGGCCACATGACCAAGGGAATGCGCCAGATCCAGCAAAAGCTGCGAACCGTCGACTGCATAGTGGAAATCCACGATTCTCGCATCCCGCTGGCCGGTAGAAACTCCCAGTTCTTCGACACAATTACCG GAAGTGGCGTTAAACCGCACATTCTGGTGCTGAACAAAGTGGATCTCCTGGGCGCCAAGCAGCAAAAGAATGTCCTCCAGCAGCTGCGGCGTCAGCAGCCCGAACTCCGGCACATCCTGTTCACCAACTGCAAGGATCAGCGCAACCACGGCGTGCTGGACATCCTGCCCCTGGCCACTCGCCTCATAAGCGAGAGCAGTCGCTTCAATCGCTCGCAGGCGGCGGAGCACAATCTCATGATTGTCGGGGTGCCGAATGTGGGCAAGAGTTCGGTGATCAATGTCCTGCGGAATGTGCATCTCAAGAAGAAGAGCGCTGCCCGTGTGGGCGCAGAGGCGGGCATCACTCGATCCGTCGGCGAGCGCATCAAAATCCAGGAGAATCCACCTGTTTACATGATCGACACACCTGGGATCCTACAGCCCTCCATTAAAGACGATGAGATGGGCATGAAGCTGGCCCTGGTGGGCTGCCTGCCGGATCACATTGTGGGCGAGGATCTGATAGCCGACTACCTGCTCTTCTGGCTGAACACTCACCGGAGATACGACTACGTGGAGAAACTCCAGCTAAGCTCCGGACCCAGTGACAATATTAGCGCCGTGCTGGCGGAGTACGCCCATCGGGAGGAGCTGTTCCACAAGGTGAAGCAATACGACGGCAGGGTGGAGGTGATGACAAATTTATTGGCGGCCGCAAGGAAATTCATACACTTCTTTCGCTCCGGCCAGCTGGGCTACATCAATCTGGACGAGTTAACTTAA